In Salmonella enterica subsp. enterica serovar Typhimurium str. LT2, a single window of DNA contains:
- the mppA gene encoding periplasmic murein tripeptide transport protein (also negative regulator of mulitple antibiotic resistance; similar to E. coli putative transport periplasmic protein (AAC74411.1); Blastp hit to AAC74411.1 (544 aa), 92% identity in aa 8 - 544) gives MRHSVSVTCCALLVSSFSLAYAADVPGGTVLAEKQELVRHIKDEPASLDPAKAVGLPEIQVIRDLFEGLVNQNEKGEIIPGVASQWKSNDNRIWTFTLRDDAQWADGTPVTAQDFVYSWQRLVDPKTLSPFAWFAALAGITNAQAIIDGKVTPDQLGVSAVDAHTLRVQLDKPLPWFASLTASFAFYPVQKANVESGKDWMKPGKLIGNGAYVLKERVVNEKLVVVPNTHYWDNAKTVLQKVTFLPINQESAATKRYLAGDIDITESFPKNMYQKLLKDIPGQVYTPPQLGTYYYAFNTQKGPTADSRVRLALSMTIDRRLMAEKVLGTGEKPAWHFTPDVTAGFTPDPSPFEQMSQEELNAQAKTLLRAAGYGSQKPLKLTLLYNTSENHQKIAIAVASMWKKNLGVDVKLQNQEWKTYIDSRNTGNFDVIRASWVGDYNEPSTFLSLLTSTHTGNISRFTNPTYDKILTQATMENTAEARNADYNAAEKILTEQAPIAPIYQYTNGRLIKPWVKGYPITNPEDVAYSRTMYIVKH, from the coding sequence ATGAGGCATTCTGTTTCAGTAACCTGTTGTGCGCTGTTGGTTAGCAGCTTTTCCCTGGCATATGCTGCGGATGTTCCCGGCGGAACGGTACTGGCAGAAAAACAAGAACTGGTGCGTCATATCAAAGATGAGCCCGCTTCGTTAGATCCAGCGAAAGCCGTTGGGCTGCCTGAAATTCAGGTGATCCGCGATCTGTTTGAAGGGCTGGTTAACCAGAACGAAAAGGGTGAAATTATCCCTGGCGTCGCCAGCCAGTGGAAGAGCAATGATAATCGTATCTGGACGTTTACGTTGCGGGATGATGCGCAATGGGCCGATGGAACGCCGGTGACCGCCCAGGATTTTGTCTATAGCTGGCAACGCCTCGTTGATCCCAAAACGCTTTCCCCCTTCGCCTGGTTTGCCGCTCTGGCTGGCATCACTAATGCACAAGCCATTATCGACGGTAAAGTCACGCCGGATCAGCTTGGCGTCAGTGCCGTGGACGCGCACACTTTGCGTGTTCAGCTTGACAAGCCGTTGCCCTGGTTTGCCAGTCTGACCGCCAGTTTTGCCTTTTATCCGGTCCAAAAAGCGAATGTTGAAAGCGGCAAAGACTGGATGAAGCCGGGAAAACTGATTGGCAATGGCGCGTATGTTCTTAAAGAGCGCGTGGTAAATGAAAAACTGGTGGTCGTGCCTAATACGCATTACTGGGATAACGCGAAAACGGTACTGCAAAAAGTAACATTTTTACCCATTAACCAGGAATCGGCTGCGACGAAACGTTACCTTGCCGGTGATATTGATATCACCGAATCTTTCCCTAAAAATATGTACCAGAAATTATTGAAGGATATTCCAGGGCAAGTTTATACACCGCCGCAATTAGGGACTTATTATTATGCGTTTAATACGCAGAAAGGGCCGACGGCGGATTCCCGCGTTCGTCTGGCGCTAAGTATGACCATTGATCGCCGTTTGATGGCGGAAAAAGTCTTAGGTACCGGTGAAAAACCGGCCTGGCATTTTACACCGGATGTCACGGCAGGATTTACGCCCGATCCTTCACCGTTTGAACAAATGAGCCAGGAAGAACTTAATGCCCAGGCGAAAACATTGCTGCGTGCAGCAGGCTACGGATCGCAGAAGCCGCTTAAATTAACCCTGCTTTACAATACCTCAGAAAACCATCAGAAAATCGCGATTGCGGTGGCGTCAATGTGGAAGAAAAATCTGGGGGTGGATGTGAAATTGCAAAACCAGGAGTGGAAAACGTATATCGACAGCCGGAATACCGGTAATTTTGATGTTATTCGCGCCTCCTGGGTGGGTGATTACAACGAACCGTCGACTTTCTTATCCTTATTAACGTCCACGCATACGGGGAATATTTCACGCTTTACTAATCCGACTTATGACAAAATCCTGACGCAAGCGACGATGGAAAATACTGCCGAAGCGCGTAACGCGGATTACAATGCAGCGGAGAAAATTTTAACGGAACAAGCGCCTATAGCGCCTATTTATCAGTATACCAATGGCCGGTTAATTAAACCGTGGGTAAAGGGATACCCCATTACTAACCCGGAAGATGTGGCCTATAGCCGTACAATGTATATCGTGAAGCACTGA
- the ycjI gene encoding putative carboxypeptidase (similar to E. coli putative carboxypeptidase (AAC74408.1); Blastp hit to AAC74408.1 (262 aa), 90% identity in aa 21 - 262), with product MTVTRPRAERGAFPPGTEHYGRSLLGAPLIWFPAPAVNRESGLILAGTHGDETSSVVTLSCALRTLNPTLRRHHVVLAVNPDGCQLGLRANANGIDLNRNFPAANWKAGETVYRWNSRAQERDVVLLTGDHPGSEPETQALCQLIHRLQPAWVVSFHDPLACIEDPRRSELGEWLADAFALPLVTSVGYETPGSFGSWCADLNLHCITAEFPPVSADEASEKYLLAMSNLLRWHPKDGVDPS from the coding sequence ATGACTGTCACCCGCCCCCGTGCCGAGCGCGGCGCATTTCCGCCAGGCACTGAACATTATGGACGTTCGCTACTAGGCGCGCCGCTAATCTGGTTTCCGGCGCCTGCCGTCAATCGCGAAAGCGGCCTGATACTGGCTGGCACCCACGGGGATGAAACCTCATCCGTGGTGACGCTCTCCTGTGCGTTACGCACCTTAAATCCAACCCTTCGCCGTCATCATGTCGTACTTGCCGTTAATCCTGATGGCTGTCAACTGGGGTTAAGGGCAAATGCGAATGGCATTGATCTAAACCGTAACTTTCCCGCCGCCAACTGGAAAGCGGGTGAGACAGTTTATCGCTGGAATAGCCGCGCGCAAGAGCGTGATGTCGTGCTGCTAACCGGCGACCATCCCGGCTCAGAACCGGAAACCCAGGCGCTTTGCCAGTTAATTCATCGACTCCAACCCGCCTGGGTCGTCTCTTTTCACGATCCGCTAGCCTGCATTGAAGATCCACGTCGCAGCGAGCTAGGCGAGTGGCTGGCCGATGCGTTTGCGTTGCCGCTGGTGACCAGCGTAGGTTACGAAACGCCCGGTTCGTTTGGCAGCTGGTGCGCCGACCTCAACCTGCACTGCATTACCGCCGAGTTTCCCCCTGTTTCCGCCGATGAAGCCAGCGAAAAATACTTGCTGGCGATGTCGAATCTGCTCCGCTGGCATCCTAAAGATGGAGTTGACCCGTCGTAA
- the ycjG gene encoding muconate cycloisomerase (similar to E. coli putative muconate cycloisomerase I (AAC74407.1); Blastp hit to AAC74407.1 (335 aa), 85% identity in aa 15 - 335): MRSVKVYEETWPLHTPFVIARGSRSEAHVVVVELEEEDVKGIGECTPYPRYGESDASVMAQIMSIVPQLENGLTREALQKLLPAGAARNAVDSALWDLQARQRQQSLAGLLGVTLAPVFTTAQTVVIGTPEQMAASAAALWEKGATLLKIKLDARLISERMVAIRSAVPEATLIVDANESWRPEGLAARCQLLADLNVAMLEQPLPAQDDAALENFIHPLPICADESCHTRSSLKALTGRYDMINIKLDKTGGLTEALALATEAREQGFGLMLGCMLCTSRAISAALPLMPQVSFADLDGPTWLAVDVEPALRFTTGQLHL; the protein is encoded by the coding sequence ATGAGATCTGTTAAGGTATATGAGGAAACCTGGCCGTTACATACGCCTTTTGTTATTGCGCGTGGTAGCCGAAGCGAAGCGCATGTTGTCGTTGTCGAACTGGAAGAAGAGGACGTGAAAGGCATCGGGGAATGTACGCCATATCCACGTTATGGTGAAAGTGATGCCTCGGTCATGGCGCAAATCATGAGTATTGTGCCTCAGTTGGAAAACGGGCTGACTCGCGAAGCATTGCAGAAACTGTTGCCGGCAGGCGCGGCGCGCAACGCGGTGGATAGCGCCTTATGGGATTTGCAAGCCCGCCAGCGGCAGCAAAGCCTTGCCGGGCTGCTCGGCGTGACGCTGGCCCCGGTTTTTACTACCGCGCAAACGGTAGTGATAGGCACGCCGGAACAGATGGCAGCCAGTGCGGCGGCACTATGGGAAAAAGGGGCGACGTTGCTGAAAATTAAACTCGATGCTCGTTTGATTAGCGAACGTATGGTGGCGATCCGCTCGGCGGTGCCGGAGGCGACGCTCATTGTGGACGCCAATGAATCGTGGCGTCCGGAGGGGCTGGCGGCGCGTTGCCAGTTACTGGCGGATCTGAATGTCGCGATGCTGGAGCAACCGCTGCCCGCGCAGGATGACGCCGCCCTGGAAAATTTTATTCATCCGTTGCCCATCTGTGCAGATGAGAGCTGCCATACTCGCAGTAGTCTGAAAGCCCTGACGGGGCGCTACGATATGATCAACATTAAGCTGGATAAAACCGGCGGTCTGACCGAGGCGCTGGCGCTGGCAACGGAGGCGCGGGAGCAAGGATTCGGCCTGATGCTGGGCTGTATGCTCTGTACATCAAGAGCGATTAGCGCCGCGCTGCCGCTTATGCCGCAGGTGAGCTTCGCCGATCTTGATGGCCCAACATGGCTGGCGGTTGATGTTGAGCCCGCGCTACGCTTTACGACGGGTCAACTCCATCTTTAG
- the tpx gene encoding thiol peroxidase (similar to E. coli thiol peroxidase (AAC74406.1); Blastp hit to AAC74406.1 (168 aa), 88% identity in aa 1 - 168) produces the protein MSQTVHFQGNPVTVANVIPQAGSKAQAFTLVAKDLSDVSLSQYAGKRKVLNIFPSIDTGVCAASVRKFNQLATEVENTVVLCVSADLPFAQSRFCGAEGLSNVITLSTLRNNEFLKNYGVEIVDGPLKGLAARAVIVLDENDNVIFSQLVDEITHEPDYDAALNVLKA, from the coding sequence ATGTCACAGACTGTACATTTCCAGGGTAACCCGGTCACCGTTGCCAACGTTATTCCGCAGGCTGGTAGCAAAGCACAGGCTTTTACTCTTGTCGCAAAAGATTTGTCTGACGTTTCCCTCAGCCAATATGCAGGCAAACGCAAAGTGCTGAATATTTTCCCAAGCATTGATACTGGCGTATGCGCCGCATCAGTTCGTAAGTTTAATCAACTGGCCACAGAAGTGGAGAATACCGTCGTATTGTGCGTTTCTGCTGACCTGCCTTTTGCACAGTCGCGTTTTTGCGGCGCGGAAGGCCTGAGCAACGTTATTACGCTTTCCACTCTGCGTAATAACGAGTTTCTGAAAAACTACGGCGTCGAAATCGTTGACGGCCCGCTGAAAGGTTTGGCGGCGCGCGCAGTCATCGTGCTTGACGAAAACGACAACGTTATTTTCAGCCAGTTGGTGGATGAAATCACCCACGAGCCGGATTACGACGCCGCGCTTAATGTCCTGAAGGCATAA
- the tyrR gene encoding transcriptional regulator of aromatic amino acid biosynthesis genes (aroF, aroG, tyrA) and aromatic amino acid transport (contains intrinsic ATPase and phosphatase activity (EBP family); transcriptional regulatory protein TYRR. (SW:TYRR_SALTY)) yields MRLEVFCEDRLGLTRELLDLLVLRSIDLRGIEIDPIGRIYLNFAELEFTDFSSLMAEIRRISGVTDVRTVPWMPSEREHLALSALLEALPEPVLSLDMKSKVEMANPASCQLFAQSQERMRHHTAAQLINGFNFQRWLDGNPQSSHNEHVVINGQNFLMEITPVHLQNENDEYVLTGAVVMLRSTIRMGQQLQNLSTQDLSAFSQIIAVSAKMKHVVEQARKLAMLSAPLLITGDTGTGKDLFAYACHQASPRSAKPYLALNCASIPEDAVESELFGHAPEGKKGFFEQANGGSVLLDEIGEMSPRMQAKLLRFLNDGTFRRVGEDHEIHVDVRVICATQKNLVELVQKGLFREDLYYRLNVLTLNLPPLRDCPQDIMPLTELFVARFADEQGVPRPKLSADLSTVLTRYGWPGNVRQLKNAIYRALTQLEGYELRPQDILLPDYDAATVAVGEDAMEGSLDDITSRFERSVLTQLYRSYPSTRKLAKRLGVSHTAIANKLREYGLSQKKGEE; encoded by the coding sequence ATGCGTCTGGAAGTCTTTTGTGAAGACCGACTTGGTCTGACCCGCGAATTACTTGATTTACTGGTGTTACGTAGCATTGATTTACGCGGAATCGAGATTGATCCCATTGGGCGAATTTATCTTAATTTTGCTGAGCTGGAATTCACCGACTTCAGCAGCCTGATGGCCGAAATCCGCCGTATTTCCGGCGTAACGGATGTCCGTACCGTTCCCTGGATGCCGTCCGAACGTGAACATCTGGCCCTGAGCGCGCTGCTTGAGGCGTTGCCGGAGCCGGTGCTCTCATTGGATATGAAGAGTAAAGTGGAGATGGCGAACCCGGCGAGTTGTCAACTTTTTGCCCAGAGCCAGGAGCGAATGCGGCACCATACCGCCGCACAATTAATCAACGGCTTCAATTTTCAGCGCTGGCTGGACGGTAACCCGCAAAGCTCCCATAACGAACATGTCGTGATCAACGGGCAAAACTTCCTGATGGAGATTACGCCGGTACATTTACAAAACGAAAATGACGAATACGTGTTGACCGGGGCGGTCGTGATGTTGCGTTCCACGATTCGTATGGGGCAGCAGCTACAGAATTTGTCCACGCAGGATCTGAGCGCGTTTAGTCAGATTATTGCCGTGAGCGCAAAGATGAAGCACGTCGTTGAGCAGGCGCGCAAACTGGCGATGCTCAGCGCGCCGCTGCTGATTACCGGCGATACGGGAACCGGCAAAGATCTTTTCGCCTATGCCTGTCACCAGGCAAGCCCTCGTTCAGCGAAACCGTATCTGGCGCTCAACTGCGCTTCGATCCCGGAAGATGCGGTAGAAAGCGAACTATTTGGCCATGCGCCGGAAGGTAAAAAAGGTTTCTTTGAACAGGCGAATGGCGGTTCGGTGCTGCTGGATGAAATTGGCGAAATGTCGCCGCGTATGCAGGCGAAGCTGCTGCGTTTTCTCAACGATGGTACGTTCCGTCGCGTCGGCGAAGATCACGAAATTCATGTTGATGTCCGTGTTATCTGCGCCACGCAGAAAAATCTGGTGGAGCTGGTGCAAAAAGGACTGTTCCGCGAAGATCTCTATTATCGACTTAACGTTCTGACGCTTAATTTGCCGCCGTTGCGCGATTGTCCGCAGGATATTATGCCGTTGACCGAACTGTTCGTGGCGCGTTTTGCCGACGAACAGGGCGTTCCGCGACCGAAACTGTCTGCCGATCTGAGTACGGTCCTCACTCGTTACGGCTGGCCGGGTAACGTTCGCCAGCTTAAAAATGCGATTTACCGGGCGCTGACGCAACTGGAAGGGTATGAGCTGCGTCCGCAGGATATCCTGCTGCCTGACTACGATGCCGCGACGGTGGCAGTCGGCGAGGATGCGATGGAAGGCTCGCTGGATGACATTACCAGTCGTTTTGAACGTTCTGTCCTGACCCAGCTTTATCGTAGCTATCCGAGTACGCGTAAACTGGCGAAACGGTTGGGGGTATCGCATACCGCGATTGCCAATAAGCTGCGTGAATATGGTCTGAGCCAGAAGAAGGGTGAAGAGTAG
- the ycjF gene encoding putative inner membrane protein (similar to E. coli orf, hypothetical protein (AAC74404.1); Blastp hit to AAC74404.1 (353 aa), 88% identity in aa 1 - 353), whose translation MSEPLKPRIDFAEPLKEEPTSAFKAQQTFSEAESRTFAPAAIDERPEDEGAAEAAVDAALRPKRSLWRKMVMGGLALFGASVVGQGVQWTMNAWQTQDWVALGGCAAGALIVGAGVGSVVTEWRRLWRLRQRAHERDEARELLHSHSVGKGRAFCEKLAQQAGIDQSHPALQRWYAAIHETQNDREIVGLYANLVQPVLDAQARREISRFAAESTLMIAVSPLALVDMAFIAWRNLRLINRIATLYGIELGYYSRLRLFRLVLLNIAFAGASELVREVGMDWMSQDLAARLSTRAAQGIGAGLLTARLGIKAMELCRPLPWIDNDKPRLGDFRRQLIGQLKETLQKSKSSPEK comes from the coding sequence ATGAGCGAACCGTTAAAACCGCGTATTGATTTTGCAGAACCGCTAAAGGAGGAACCTACGTCGGCCTTCAAAGCGCAGCAAACTTTCAGCGAAGCGGAGTCGCGTACATTTGCGCCTGCAGCTATCGATGAGCGCCCGGAAGACGAAGGCGCGGCAGAAGCGGCGGTCGATGCCGCGCTGCGCCCCAAACGCAGCCTGTGGCGTAAAATGGTGATGGGAGGACTGGCGCTGTTTGGCGCGAGCGTGGTCGGGCAAGGCGTACAGTGGACAATGAATGCCTGGCAAACTCAGGACTGGGTCGCTTTAGGCGGCTGTGCCGCAGGCGCGCTGATCGTTGGCGCTGGCGTGGGATCGGTGGTCACGGAGTGGCGGCGATTATGGCGCTTGCGCCAGCGGGCGCATGAACGCGATGAAGCGCGTGAACTGTTACATAGCCATAGCGTCGGGAAAGGTCGCGCATTTTGCGAAAAACTGGCGCAGCAGGCGGGGATTGATCAATCACATCCGGCATTACAACGTTGGTATGCCGCTATTCACGAAACGCAAAACGACAGGGAAATCGTCGGTTTGTATGCGAATCTGGTACAGCCGGTACTTGACGCGCAGGCGCGACGTGAGATTAGCCGTTTCGCCGCGGAATCGACTCTGATGATCGCCGTCAGCCCGTTAGCGTTGGTGGATATGGCGTTTATTGCCTGGCGTAATTTACGCCTGATTAACCGCATCGCAACGCTGTATGGCATTGAACTTGGTTATTACAGCCGCCTTCGTCTGTTCCGTCTGGTGTTGCTGAATATCGCGTTTGCGGGAGCCAGTGAGCTGGTGCGTGAAGTCGGTATGGACTGGATGTCTCAGGATCTGGCCGCACGCTTGTCCACGCGTGCGGCGCAGGGGATTGGCGCAGGTCTCCTTACCGCTCGACTGGGAATAAAAGCGATGGAGCTATGTCGACCATTGCCGTGGATCGATAACGATAAACCACGTCTCGGTGATTTTCGTCGTCAGCTTATCGGTCAGCTAAAAGAGACGCTGCAAAAGAGTAAGTCGTCGCCTGAGAAATGA
- the ycjX gene encoding putative ATPase (similar to E. coli putative EC 2.1 enzymes (AAC74403.1); Blastp hit to AAC74403.1 (465 aa), 93% identity in aa 1 - 465), protein MSMKRLKTEFNALVNRGVDRHLRLAVTGLSRSGKTAFITAMVNQLLNVHAGARLPLLSAVREERLLGVKRVPQRDFGIPRFTYDEGILQLYGNPPAWPTPTRGVSEIRLALRYRSNDSLLRHFKDTSTLYLEIVDYPGEWLLDLPMLAQDYLSWSRQMNGLLQGQRAEWAAKWRQLCDGLDPLAPADENRLAEIAAAWTDYLHQCKSQGLHFIQPGRFVLPGDMAGAPALQFFPWPDVDAFGESKLAQADKQTNAGMLRERFNYYCEKVVKGFYKNHFLRFDRQIVLVDCLQPLNSGPQAFNDMRLALTQLMQSFHYGQRTLFRRLFSPVIDKLLFAATKADHVTLDQHANMVALLQQLIQDAWQNAAFEGISMDCLGLASVQATTSGVIEVNGEKIPALRGNRLSDGAPLTVYPGEVPSRLPGQAFWDSQGFQFEAFRPQVMDVDKPLPHIRLDAALEFLIGDKLR, encoded by the coding sequence ATGTCAATGAAGCGACTTAAAACTGAATTCAACGCGCTGGTCAATCGTGGGGTAGACAGGCATTTGCGTCTTGCCGTAACCGGGTTGAGCCGCAGCGGTAAAACGGCGTTTATTACGGCGATGGTTAACCAGTTGCTTAATGTCCACGCGGGCGCGCGCTTACCGTTGCTCAGCGCGGTACGCGAAGAACGCCTGCTTGGCGTAAAGCGTGTGCCTCAACGTGATTTTGGTATTCCCCGTTTTACCTACGACGAGGGGATACTTCAGCTTTATGGCAATCCTCCCGCCTGGCCCACACCGACGCGCGGCGTCAGTGAGATTCGGCTGGCGTTGCGCTATCGCTCCAACGACTCGCTGCTGCGCCATTTTAAAGATACCTCGACATTGTATCTGGAGATTGTGGACTACCCAGGGGAATGGTTACTCGATCTGCCCATGCTGGCTCAGGATTATTTAAGCTGGTCCCGTCAGATGAACGGCTTGTTACAAGGACAACGCGCTGAGTGGGCCGCAAAATGGCGGCAACTTTGCGACGGGCTCGATCCGCTGGCGCCCGCCGATGAAAACCGGCTGGCGGAGATTGCCGCCGCCTGGACGGATTATTTGCATCAGTGTAAATCGCAGGGATTGCATTTTATTCAGCCTGGACGGTTTGTTTTGCCGGGCGATATGGCGGGCGCGCCAGCATTGCAGTTTTTCCCGTGGCCGGATGTGGACGCCTTCGGCGAGTCAAAACTGGCGCAGGCGGATAAACAGACCAACGCTGGAATGCTGCGCGAACGCTTTAACTACTATTGCGAAAAAGTGGTCAAAGGGTTCTACAAAAATCATTTTCTACGCTTTGATCGCCAGATTGTGCTGGTCGACTGTCTGCAACCGCTTAATAGCGGGCCGCAGGCGTTTAATGATATGCGTCTCGCCTTAACGCAGCTGATGCAAAGTTTTCACTATGGCCAGCGGACTCTGTTTCGTCGTTTGTTTTCGCCGGTGATTGATAAATTGCTGTTCGCCGCGACGAAAGCCGACCATGTCACCCTCGACCAACATGCCAATATGGTGGCCTTGCTCCAGCAGCTTATTCAGGATGCCTGGCAAAATGCCGCGTTTGAAGGCATTAGTATGGATTGCCTGGGGCTGGCGTCGGTACAGGCGACCACCAGCGGTGTGATTGAGGTCAACGGCGAAAAAATCCCGGCTTTACGTGGAAACCGTTTGAGTGACGGCGCGCCGTTAACCGTGTACCCCGGCGAAGTGCCTTCGCGTTTGCCGGGGCAAGCGTTTTGGGATAGTCAGGGTTTTCAGTTCGAAGCCTTTCGTCCGCAGGTGATGGATGTTGATAAACCGTTACCGCATATTCGTCTGGACGCTGCGCTGGAGTTTTTAATAGGAGATAAGCTGCGATGA
- the pspE gene encoding phage shock protein (similar to E. coli phage shock protein (AAC74390.1); Blastp hit to AAC74390.1 (104 aa), 66% identity in aa 1 - 103) — translation MLKKGIFALALFIAMPLYAAEYWIDVRIPEQYQREHIQGAINIPLKEIKSHIETVVPDRNDTVKLYCNSGRQSGMAKQMLLDMGYTHAMNMGGISRLDMPKVKK, via the coding sequence ATGTTGAAAAAAGGAATATTTGCGTTAGCGTTATTCATAGCCATGCCGCTTTATGCCGCAGAATACTGGATAGATGTCCGCATTCCGGAACAATATCAGCGAGAGCATATTCAGGGCGCGATTAATATCCCATTGAAGGAGATTAAATCTCATATCGAAACGGTAGTTCCAGACAGGAACGATACGGTAAAGTTATATTGCAACTCCGGGCGACAGTCGGGCATGGCAAAACAAATGTTGCTTGATATGGGGTATACGCACGCGATGAATATGGGCGGTATCAGTCGTCTTGATATGCCGAAAGTAAAAAAATAG
- the pspD gene encoding phage shock protein (similar to E. coli phage shock protein (AAC74389.1); Blastp hit to AAC74389.1 (73 aa), 87% identity in aa 1 - 72) — MNTRWQRAGQKVKPGFKIAGKLVLLTALRYGPAGVAGWAVKSVARRPLKMLLAFALEPVLRKAANKISQRYK; from the coding sequence ATGAATACTCGCTGGCAACGCGCCGGGCAGAAGGTGAAGCCCGGCTTCAAAATAGCAGGTAAGCTGGTTCTGTTGACCGCGTTACGCTACGGGCCTGCCGGCGTGGCGGGATGGGCGGTAAAATCCGTCGCCCGTCGTCCGCTAAAAATGTTGCTGGCGTTTGCGCTGGAGCCAGTACTTCGTAAGGCGGCGAATAAAATTTCGCAGCGTTACAAATAG
- the pspC gene encoding phage shock protein (regulatory gene; activates expression of psp operon with PspB; similar to E. coli phage shock protein: activates phage shock-protein expression (AAC74388.1); Blastp hit to AAC74388.1 (119 aa), 84% identity in aa 1 - 119): MGGINLNKKLWRMPQKGMVRGVCAGIADYLDVPVKLVRILVVLSIFFGLAFFTVVAYIVLSFVLDPMPDNLAAGKPQPTSGELLDTVDRELAAGEKRLREMERYVTSDTFTLRSRFRQL, encoded by the coding sequence ATGGGTGGAATCAATCTGAATAAAAAACTATGGCGTATGCCGCAAAAGGGCATGGTGCGTGGCGTTTGCGCCGGGATCGCCGACTACCTTGATGTACCGGTAAAACTGGTGCGTATTCTGGTCGTGCTGTCGATTTTCTTTGGGCTGGCGTTTTTTACCGTAGTGGCCTATATCGTTCTGTCTTTTGTACTGGACCCTATGCCGGATAATCTGGCCGCAGGCAAACCGCAGCCGACCAGCGGCGAACTGCTGGATACCGTAGACAGAGAGCTTGCCGCAGGCGAAAAGCGTTTGCGAGAAATGGAACGCTACGTCACGTCAGATACGTTCACACTGCGTAGTCGTTTCCGTCAACTGTAA
- the pspB gene encoding phage shock protein (regulatory gene; activates expression of psp operon with PspC; similar to E. coli phage shock protein (AAC74387.1); Blastp hit to AAC74387.1 (74 aa), 89% identity in aa 1 - 74): protein MSALFLAIPLTIFVLFVLPIWLWLHYSNRAGRGELSQSEQQRLLQLTDDAQRMRERIQALEDILDAEHPNWRER from the coding sequence ATGAGCGCGCTATTTCTGGCCATCCCGTTAACCATTTTTGTGTTGTTTGTGTTACCGATTTGGCTGTGGCTGCATTACAGCAACCGCGCCGGTCGGGGAGAACTGTCGCAAAGCGAGCAGCAACGCTTACTGCAACTCACAGACGATGCGCAACGTATGCGCGAGCGCATTCAGGCGCTGGAAGACATTCTTGATGCAGAGCATCCGAACTGGAGAGAGCGCTAA